tgGCTTGCAGAGAGGCAGCGGGAGCTGGCAAAGGCAGCGCTGCgaaggcaggggctgctgggggcacCCACTGCCCTGAAACCAACTCCTAAAAGGTCTGatcccctcctcctcttttcaAAATGCCCTTTTCACTTTTCTTGGGGAGACTGGGAAACTCAGAGGATTAAAAAGAAGAGTTTGGGACCTTATTCTGCTGGCTCTCTTCAGCCAGGAACACCCagcataataaaatatattgcttttctCTCTATTTTGGGGATGATTTAGTGGTGTGGATTTATTTGGGTATGCTGGGGTTTAGCTGGTGgtggccctgcacagggcctGGGTGGGAAGGAATGGGattcctgccctggctcctcaGCCTGTCACCTCCATGGATGGGTTTGCACATAAAACATCTGTGCTGGTCTCCCTCCTGTGTTTCCTGGCAGGTCTGTGAAGTTCAACAAGGGCTACACGGCGCTCAGCCAGACAGCTGATGAAAACCTGGTCTCCCTTGACTCAGACAGGTGAATAGCCCAGGATTTTGGGTAAATACCCCACGATTTTGAGGGTGGGGGTGCTCCCAGATGGCTTTTTGGGAAGGTTGATTTTCCTTGTCACTTGTAGAACATCCCTGATGGCACTGGGCACCTCAGGGCAGCGAAaggctcctgctgtcccagatTTCAGATACCCCTTGGGGTtgcactgccagctccttccccccccccaaattccccttATCTGCAGCCTAAAGCCCCCATTTCCTGGccagctctgtttctttttcccctcagtgaTGGGGAGCCAGGATCCAGGTGTTCCTCAGGATACTCCTCCGCTGAGGCAAGTGTGGGGCTCTGACTCTGACACTGTGGGGTCCCCAGGGCCTCCCTCGTCCCCCTGACCCCTCGAggctctggctggggctggaagcaTCACCCCCCAGGGCGTGGATGTGTGTccatcctgcagagctctgctttgtCCCCTGCAGCAGGTGACCCAGGACCTGAGccggcagctgctgcaggatgggtATCACCTCGACGAGGTCCCCGATGATGAAGACCTGGATCTCATCCCCCCAAAacctgctgcctcctcttcctgcccctGCTGTTTTGGAGAAAATCTCTCCTGCGTGATCCAGTAGCTGCACAAGAACAGGTCAAAATCCAGCACTTTCTTTGTCCCGTGGGATGGCTGCTGGGTGTCCGGGTCCCACGCCAGGACGGTGACACAAGGACTGAACGATGCTGCTCGTGGCAGAGACCAACTGACTCCAAAAGACTTCTCCTTACACTCAGCAATATCAGGGGGAGGTGGCACAGTGACAGTTTGGTGACCTGcacaggacctggcacttggctggggtgggaagggaggacaGGCAGGGCCTGGCACCTCCACAGGGGTATaaagggaaggatttgggaGTTTCTGGGGTTGGAGCTAATGGCTTATTCCCATTCTCCTCAACGCTGCTTTGATGCAGGTGAGGCAAAGCCCAGGCCCCCCAGCCCACCTCTGCACAGGGCTTGGATTTGGGGGGCTGGAGCCTCCCTGCTGCAAACCATAAACGCTGCCTTAAACCATGGTCATGCTCTATGATATAGAGGACAATCAGCTTCTTATACAGAAAccttatttaaatatttcatgtcCAGAGACATGAACTGGTTGGGTGGGGGGcatgtttgtttggttttatattttacttGTAAAAGGGAGCACTCAATAAACTGGATCTCATTACTCAGAAGGGGGGCTAGTGATGTGAGGGGGACTCCTTGTGTTCTCTCAGCACATTTTACTCTTTTCCTGTGCCTGAGGAGCAAGGGGGGAATCACAGCCAGCGTTGGGGGcatgctggagctgctccctgcctctctgtccccctccatcctcctgcccctccaccATTCTGCCCTTCACCAGGGACAAAGTCACCTCTTtattcacagcagcagaggctctCCGCTCCATCATCCCCCAGGCAGCCCCCTTTTACAGCCAGGGAAGGGGGACACTGGCTGCCATCAGCCAGGCTTGGGCAGAGCccaccagaagcagcagaaagccTGTGGTCTGCGCCACATCCAAGGAGCTGATCCACAGAACTGCTCTTTCTATCCACCAGGGCTGGTCTGGGGGTTTAATAGGTGGAGGGAGGAGACCTTTCAAGCGAGAAGACTTTGCCCACAGCAGTTTCTATCTACTCAAACGTGGAGTGTTGTGGAGGAAGcgtcccaggctctgctgctcagaggaggcagcaggctCGGAAGAGCAGCATCCCGTCGGGCGAGGAGAGGTGCAGGGAGATGCTCTCGTTGGCCGAGACGAAGAGCACGGAGCCACGGTGCAGGGACATCTCGGAGGCTGCCGCTGTGGAGGTGCCCACGGCTGTCCCTTGGATCACCAGCAAGATGCTGGCAGAGTCCATGGCAGAGATGAGGTACAGCTTGATGGAGGCAGGGATCTGCCGAGGGAAATGTCACTGTGCTGGAGTGTCCCTCagctttcctcttctctgcagagctggaagggggTTGTCCCCGTTACCAGCCctttgctgtgcctgcagcagcccaagCCCAGGGACCTCAGCTTGGCTGAGGACACCCAAGACCTCTTcctgcttctccctctgcccagagctgctggagaaggtgaACAAGCTCCAGGGAGGGATAACGAGACCAGCACCCCATTATGCCCgagcatccctccctccttgccaGGACACTGATTACAAAGGTGAGCGAGCCCCAGCCAGCGCTGGGGTGTCCCACCCGCTGTCCCCAGAACGGAGCTGTCACCTCTCACCTCTATCCTCATGACGGTGAAGTCTGGCACGGGTGGGTCGTAGAGGTAGACGTGGGGATCAAGCTGGCTCTGCGCCACCGGGAGGAtcttggagctgctgggtgctggtgtGTAGTTGAGCATCTCACACAAGGTGAGCACATCGATGAACTTGGGTGTCAGCCCGGCGCGCACCGTGTTGTCTGAGCATGCCATCACCTCCACGCAGTCTGAGGGGACGGGGCAGCGCCGTCAGCCCAGCcgtcagcccagcccagcccccttCGTGTCCCCACGGCCAGGATGCTGGGGCTAGGAGAGCTGCCCCGATGCTCACCTCCGTGCAGGTAGGCGTGGGGCTCGTTGGCTCCCAGGAACATGGCCtcccctggctccagcctcACCAGGTTGAGGAAATAAATGGTGAAGCAGCCGATGTCCCCCGGGTACTGGGAGTGCAgccgcagcagcagctccccgtTGCTCCCTGCCGTGTCCTTCCCTTCCGCCACTGCACAGGACACACCGGGCCCAACGTGGGGagggggc
The DNA window shown above is from Serinus canaria isolate serCan28SL12 chromosome 10, serCan2020, whole genome shotgun sequence and carries:
- the FAM219B gene encoding protein FAM219B, which translates into the protein MATDGGGAGPGPGPGLGTAASGAGGRRGPGLIWAEKKRLNKGTDVVEKRGPYIMSKPPSIQAKLKRQRELAKAALRRQGLLGAPTALKPTPKRSVKFNKGYTALSQTADENLVSLDSDSDGEPGSRCSSGYSSAEQVTQDLSRQLLQDGYHLDEVPDDEDLDLIPPKPAASSSCPCCFGENLSCVIQ
- the MPI gene encoding mannose-6-phosphate isomerase isoform X2, whose protein sequence is MGTHPRGDALIRDNRIPQKTLGQWIADNPACLGAKVKDAFQGHLPFLFKVLSVNTALSVQAHPNKELAEKLHAQFPEHYPDANHKPEMAIALTPFEGMCGFRPVEEIVSFLQNVPELRALIGEVAAEQLERSGSDDPRGVSAALRVCFTRLMKSEKKFFVDQLNMLVKRISQEVAEGKDTAGSNGELLLRLHSQYPGDIGCFTIYFLNLVRLEPGEAMFLGANEPHAYLHGDCVEVMACSDNTVRAGLTPKFIDVLTLCEMLNYTPAPSSSKILPVAQSQLDPHVYLYDPPVPDFTVMRIEIPASIKLYLISAMDSASILLVIQGTAVGTSTAAASEMSLHRGSVLFVSANESISLHLSSPDGMLLFRACCLL